The genomic segment GGCCCCCTGCCCCTTTCTTCAGGGCCCCAATGGGAAACTGGAGCCCAGGATTGGCAGCGTGGAATCAGGGGACCCCACTGGACTCTTACCAATTTCTCTATCGTGACattgagttgtttgtttgttaCATAGCTGGAGTCCAGGGCTACCGCTAGCTGTTGGTACCGGCTCTGAGGCGCATGCAGAGAGGAGGAGTTGGAGGAGGATTGGGGGGAGAGGTAGAGAGAGCAATCATTAGGGTTGGGGGGTGTGTGGGCTGTCTCAGCTGGCAGAGGGGCACCCAGCCCTCGCTGTGGGAGGAGGTTGGAGGGCTGGCCTGCAGGGTCACTGAGCCACGGCCCAGGGCCTCTTACCTCCAGGTCTTTCAGGTTAGCAGATGATGCCAGGCCCTCCCCATTGACACATGTTGTAGACTATAAGAGACGGGAATGCACATGGAGATGTTCTGCCCTCCCAGTGTCTAAGCcctctgacttcctttcttccccctcaTCTGGCAACATTCTCTTTTCTGCCTAACTTGGACCCTTTGTCCTGTAAACCCTTTTGTGCCAACTTCTCTCATGGTTCTTATTTCCCCACCAACCTTCCCTCCCGAGCACCTCTCATCCAGTGCTGCAGCAGGATAAAATGATGCAACCAGTCACAGGCTCCAACCCCTTCATGTGTACAGCTTCAAGGGAGAAAGCTCAGGGAAGAGGTGACTCCCTCAACATTGCCCAGAAAATCAGCTGGTCCCAGGATCTTCCCTCTCTCATGAATCCCTGCTTCGGTTTTTTTCTGTCATACTTTCCTCCCCCCTACACCCCACTCTGGGCCTCAACTTCTGAGGTACCTCACAAACAAGACCGTTGAGCTGTTGGGAGAGTTGTCGCAGGCTCTCAGTTGATGAGAAAGTCCTAGGAATGGAGACACAGGGGTCAGGGGTACAGGTGGTTCAATGGGAAAGAAGGTCATGGGCAGTGGCCTCCCTGACTCTCTCCACCTAGAGACTGCTGCCCCAATAGGAGACACTCACTTGGTTTCATCCATAAGATTAGGGACGTTGTCAGCATCATGATTCTGTGTGGGAAGAAACATATGAGATGGTCATTCAATTTCTGGTAAGAATCACCCAGGATGGGGTGAGACAAGCTCCCAAACTCATTCCAATAATCTTCCATCTCCCCAGACCTCAAAGAAAAGCCTAGTCTGAGCCTTCCCCCAGCCCGGTCCCTAGGAAGAGCTGTTGGCCCTAGGGAACAAGCTACCTGTAAGAGAAGAGATCCATACTAGGTACAGGAGGGCAGGGGGCAGAGGGGGAGGAGGCACGAACCTGAGGTGCCACCATGCTAGTGAGACTGGCACCAGGGGAAGGGACACCGCCAGGTAACACGGTgtcatcagatggttgtagagaAGCAGCATTGTCCTTGGGTGTCTGTCATAGAACAGAGCAGGGGGTTAGGGGACCATGTGGGAGAGAAGGTGCCTCAGTGCCATGAACACAGGGTATGGAACAGGTAGGATGGGTGTTGCTGCAGTTAGAGTGACAGTCACGCATGCTAGGAGCCACTCAGGGGTGTGTATATGGTTGCCCAGGCCTTGGGCTGCTAGACAGCACTTCAAATGGTCAAAGCTCAAAGCAGGGGCTGCACGGCCCCCTTCACAAACACAAGGACCTCACTCTCCCTGGAGCTCAGCAAAAGACAGCAGCAGGCTCTGACCTGTGAAAGCCACAGCAGGTGGGAGGAAGGTGTGCCAAAGTCAGGGAGAAGAAAGGCAGTGTTCTACCAGAAGGCCAGTCTGTGCTGCAGAGTGACACTAACTGGGACCCTGCTGGGCAGAGGATGGTGATGAGGAAGTAGTTGTCTGGGCAATGCCCAATGTAGCTATCTGCCTCTCTCCTCCttgcctcccttcccttctccccggtggtggcacaatcatagctcactgcagcttccacctcctgtgctcaagcaatcctcccacctcagcctccctagtagctgagattagaggcacacaccaccatgctcagctaatttttacagacacagtctcaccatcttgcccaggctggtctcaaagtcctggactcaagtgatcctcccaccttgctatcccaaagtgttgggattacaagtgtgagccactgcacctggcctattggCTGTGTTTCTAATTCAggcttttcaggaaaaaaaaagtgtcccaATTAGAATACAAGCCTCTCCCCACTCTCTGgaggtaaaaagagaataaaccatggccaccacccccaccctgaCCTCTTACCTCCAAAAGCATCTACCCAACCAAGAAACCACCCAAGAAAACAGAGGTAAGACATCTGCCCTATGGCTCTTGGCAACTTGGAAGTTGTGGGGCCTCTTTCCTGGGAATAGCACCTGGGGACAATTATAGGATTCAGGACTTGGAGTCATGTGGAGCCTCTTCTTTCACCCCAACTGGACCTACCTGCTTGACCAAGACCCACCTAGCCTCTCTCCAGGCTCTGGCTTTACTCCTGGCCCAAGCCTCTGGCTCTAGAGATCTAATATCCGACAGGCCAGATGGGCAGACAATGGAAAAAGCTGCTGACCAGCAAAGCTTGACAAGAGAGAAACAACAGGGAGCCAAGGCCTGGCCAGGGAAGCTGGGTCTGGGGGAAGTGGCTATACCTCTCTCTAGGGAAAGGACTGCCTGCTCACTGGACCCTTCAGCCCTGATCTCTGAAAACCCGAATCTGCTTCCTTCCTTAGAGCAAGTGCTGCAGAGGCTGGCAGAATTGAAGATGAGCCAAGTTGTCTTTGCATCTTTGCAAGTTTACTGTGACCATGGAATCTGGTGTTGCCCTGAAAATGTCTAGAACTGAATCTAATAGGTCAGAGCAGGGGTTCAGCACTGGCCAGGCATGAGCCTTTGGGGAAGGCTGGCATTCCTAGCCATGTAGGCTTTAGGTCCCTCCTGGCATCTTGGGTTCCCACTGATCTCTAGGATTAGACACAACAATGTTCAGAGGAggggaagttttctttcttctttttgtttgagatggagtattgctctgtcgcccaggctggagtgcagtggcgagatctccgctcactgcaacctccacctcctgggttcgagattctcatgctccagcctcccaagcagctgggattacaggcacacaacaccatgctcagttaatttttgtatttttagtagagatggggtttcaccatgttggccaagctgctcttgaactcctgacctcaggtgatccaccctcctcagtctcccaaagtgctgggattacaagtgtgagctacgaGCTCAgctgaaaaagcatttttatgatTGCATTTAGCACGATTATTTTGTGAGAGACCaagttatttcataattttaaatcttGTAGCCAagaatggagattttttttttttttttttgtgagccaGTCAGGAGACAAACCTGGAATCTTCTGACaaatggagtttttaaaaaaagcctaCTCTCCTCAAAATGTCCCATCCtattaagatattttttctttccattattccCTACTTCTGGAAATGTTATCATCCCTACTCAGGATACTACAATCACAGGCCTGCACTCCTGGAGTAGAAAACTtagtaataaaaatgagaaattaaaaacaaacagttaTGGATATAGAAAAGGTATAAAAAGAgcaaggggctgggcacagtggcttacgcatgtaatcccaggactttgggaggctaaggcaggcagatcaattgaggccaggagttcgagatcagcctgagcaacagggcaaaacactgtctctacttaaaatacaaaaaaaaaatactagccaggcatgatggtacacatctacaatcccaggtatttgggaagctgaggcatgaaaatcacttgaacctgggagggggaggttgcagtgagccaagattgcgccactgcactccaggagaAACagggagactctttctcaaaaacaaaaacaaaagcaagaaggAAATATGAGGATCTAGGCCTTTGTTTTCAGAATGGAGGGACCTGGGCTGGCACAGAATCTCAGAGCATTAGTAAACAGGCCTCAGACCCCTAATCAACTGGACCATTGGCAGAGCAAAAGCCAAATACATGACTGCAGGACTCATCAAGGCCTGTATTCCCCAGTGTCTCCTCTGAGCCAGCAAGGTGAGTCATAGCACCTGGACAGACCTGACCGACTGGAGGGTAACCAGTGTGATGACTGAACAACTCTCTAACAGCCGCCAAGGGTGCTCTGTCTCAGTCCCTCTCCCCATGCCCTTCTTCAACAGGATCAGGCTCTATTTGTGCCCTGCTCCTCTGGCTTGCCAGCAGTCCCTGAGACAAGTTAGATATGGAGGAAATGGCAAATCACAGCCAGAGGAGATTTTCTCCTAGCCCTGTGTACCCCAACACCAGGCTCCCTGTGTTCCTGAAAGGTGCTCTGTAAGTTTATAGCACTGGCCATGACCTCACCACTCTCCCCCCTGCCTCCCCCATTCCCCATATGGATGAATGTTACCCACCTTTAATCTTCAAGCCAgcctcaaatgccacctcctccagcctGGAGTCCATTCGGAACCAACCTCCCCCCAAGCTGAGCATTtggaattttccaaaattctctCTTGCCTCCTTCAAAGGAGTCTGCCTCCCTAGGTGTGCAGCCTACCTTGTTCATCTATTTTCTCCACTGTTTATTTAGCAAAGTGCCTTTGTTGTCAAGAGCTCAATGAATGTGGTTAAATGTTCATTTGATTTTAAGAGAGATTAGGGGCAGAACATCTTGGTCACTCATCTGTCTAGGGAACCTTACATCTTTTACAGTTATTTCCTCTGAAAAGATAGCTTCAATCCTTCCAACTATAATGTGAACTTATTTTCTCTTAACCCTTTGTTCCATACTCTTAAATCAAAGTgaattcatcaaaaaaaaaaaatcactaacttCTATGTGGTCTACTGATCTTCGCCTTTAGGGGAAATCCTAAAggtttgttgaggtttttttttttcatctccccTAGTCTGAGAGTACCCACACTGAGCATTCAAAAGCTCAAATCTGAGGTCgggagcagtgactcatgtctgtaatctcagcactttgggaggccgagacaggtggatcacttgagctcaggagttcaagaccagcctggccaacatggcaaaaccccatctctactaaaaatacaaaaaaagagccgggcacagtgctgggtccctgtaatcctagctactcaggaggctgaggcaggagaattgcttgaacccaggaggcagaggttgcggtgagccaagatcatgccactacgctccagcctggccaacagagcgagactcagtctctaaaaaaaagaaaaggagcccggcacggtggctcatgtctgtaatcccagcactttgggaggccgaggcgggcgaatcatgaggtcaagagatcgagaccatcccggccatggtgaaaccctgtctctttttgaaaaaaataaaaagaaaaaagaaaaaaaaagaaaaggaaaaacaaaagcccaCAATCCTACACGCCTGTTCTGAATGTTATTCCCAAATTATCTTTGAACTTTTAAACTGTAAGATATGTCTCACCTTCTCCAAGATGATACAAGTTTTAGGGGAAGGATAAAAACCCAATCAATCAAGCAGGTGAAGAAGCGGACATAAACAGGCTGAAGGTTAATGGCAGCAACATAAAATAAGCCAGAGGCAAAGTATCCCCCAAACCAGAGAAGCCTCAGGGGCATGCACAGCTGGAGAGAGCAAGCCAGAGAGGGGTCTCGGCACTGCCTCACCTTCCACTTGTCCAATGGGGGGAGCGCTACCCCATTGGAGCGGTTAAGGTCGGACACCAGCACCTTCAGAATGTCCTGAATCTACAGGAggcaaaaagggaaaaacaagggCAGGGGGAGAAAGACAGAAATGGCTTACAGAGAGGCAAGAAAGTCAAGGAAGGAGGAAGATGTGGGTTCAGGGAAACGAAATGCTGAAGAAGAGTGGAGGAGATCAATACCATGGCCTGTGCCATCCTTCCAAATGGCCACCTGCTGCCTTGCCAGGGGCAGAAACAAGTAGATGGAAAAGTCCCCTGAGCAATGCAATCACACAAGGTGGAGTCACCTGATCAGGGCAGCTCTTAATATGCTCATTGGACCCCTCAGGCCCAGGATGTGGGCGATGAATCTGGTAGAGCTATAGACTtccaccttaattttaaaaaccagactTCTGAGTGAGGGTTCACTTGAACAAAGGGAGTTCTAGCTAAAAAAACAAGCTTGAAAGATACTGATCTTATCCAATGTCATCTtatgaggaagaaactgaggcccagggaaagAAGTGGTTTTTCTGTAGTAATCCAGCAAGCTGGTGACAAAGATGAACTCAAAAGTTAGATCTTCTAATTCTAGCACCTGGGGCTCTCCTCACCACACCCTGGGGCCCTTTCAGTGACTCCTAAAGGGATAGCCTGATGACAAGTGGCTGTTCTCATTGGCCTGGCTTCCCCTTGAGACTGgggatgaggaaaatgaaacagCAACTACCATTTCCTGGGTGTCCTAAGTGTTTACAGGCCCTGTACTAGGGATTAACATAaacacaacaacaataacaaatctCATTTAAACTTCGCAAGTGTAAATAAAACAATACTTTACAGGTATGAAAAGAGAGGCCCAAAAAGCTCCAACAATTTGCACCAAAATCATATCCCTAGCAGATGGACAGGTACGATACAAACCCAGAACTCTTAACCAGTACCGGACAGTTCTTCCACAATCATAACAATTACCCTCTACTGCCCCTTGGGCCCCCTGTCCCCAGGAGCCTGGTCAGCCAAGACTCACATCCTCTGATGAGTGGCAATCACCAGAATTGGTTGTCTCAGGGCTActgccatttttaattttcttcttcttttttgctcCTGCAGGAACACCAGGGCTATTCCTCTGCTGATATTCTCTTAGCTGTGGAAAAGAAGAGCAGTAATACTCATGAGAACTACACGCCCCTACAGTTACATCCTACCTTACAATTTTTCCAAAATAGTCTTATAGACCATCTGATTTAATGCCACCAACAACTGTACAAGGTCTTATCACAATCACTTAGTGAATGAGAGGGACTGATACCATGGCTTAAAAAAAGGCAATAATTGAACTTAAACTCAGTCTTCTGACTCTGAGCTCGGGGGTTTTGCCACAGATCAGCAGCTACCAGGGGCCAAATCCAGAGGCAGAGgtagaaaagcaaaaattaagtAGGCAAGAACTATACACTGTGTGGTTTAGAATCATACATCCTCACATGTTTGTTAGGGTAAGAAATGCACGAATACCTCTCAAACTTTTACATCAATGTATCTTCATGGCAGAAGACAGCCTTTCTGTTAAATCTAGGAATTTAACAGAAAGAGGACAACCCAAGCCAAGTCTGGTGTATTCTCACACATTTATGTGACTGTCATCCCTAAGTACAttaatgtttttctctctcaCGAGAATCAAGGGAAACTGATGCTTCAGAAAGAAAGATACATATTTATCCATGGCACTCCAAGTACCCCAGGATGAGATGATATGAGAAAGATTCATGCTGCCAAGTTCAATTTCCCAAGACCTGTTCCAAAGAAGATAAGCAGATCTCATTCCAAAGACCACTGATTAAAGGGCACTCTGGTCCCAGAACCATGGAGAATTCGAATATGAGGTAGAgagatcagaaaaaaatgttaaagtctcTCTGGAGAGTAGAAGCCTGggagaaaaccaaaccaaacccattCTCACATTGCCAACCAGAGATACTGCCAACGTTTTGAACTCACAGGGGAAGTGCAGGCTTTTCACACTGTCAACGTTTGTGTTAAGGGAGTAAGGCAGCCTGAAACCTCTCCCTCCTAGGTCCCATAGCCCCCATTCCCCTTCCAGCTGGAAATTTATGCTGTGACCAGAGGAACCAGAAACGGGATGAGAACACTTATGGGGCTGGGTCCTAAGATCAAAGGCTGGTCTAGAGCACTAATTACGGTTCCGAGAGGGGTTGTGACGTCACTACATTCCACTCTTCCCGGGGGTGGGGGGGACATCGACGCGACGTCCGAGTCGCCGCTCTgtgatgggggaggggagcaCAGGGCCAGGACCCAGGTCCTTGGAGACTCGAGCCCAAAGAGCCCAGGGAGAGCCGGTGTGGGGCTGCAGGAGGTGAGGGCCGAGTCTGGAGAGGGGAGCTCCTGGAGTCTCGGGCCCAAAGTCACTGGCTGAGCTGGTGGGGACCGAGGTCCTTGGAAACACCAGCCCAAAGAGCCCAGGGAAGTTGGACCTGGGGCGGCAGGAGGTGAGGGCCGAGTCTGGAGCGGGGAGCCCCGGGAGTCACCAGCCCAAAGTCACCCGGGGGCGACTGGCGAGGGCGGGGGCTGGGCGGTTGAGGGGGCGGGGCTGGCTGACAAGACTTTGGTGGGGGCAGCCCAGAGGCGCCGGGGGGCCCAGCCCGGTGTGCCTCAGGAGTGGCAGGGACTCTGGCCGCGGTCATGCCATAGGaggggggctggggctgggtcgGGGGGCCGCGACCCGGCGCGGTTTACCTTTTTCTTCGCTGCGGCCAATTTGCTCTGTCGGGTTTCTTCCGACATCGCGGGGCGGGGAGGGAGGCGGGGTTGGGGCCACATCAGCGCAATCCCGGCAACCACTGCGCAAGTCAGTCAGCCACCGCGCAGCTGTGCGACGGAGCCAGAGGAGGCGTAACCAGGGCGCTATTAGAGGGCAGATTAGGGGCGTGGCCTCAACGATCCAAGCCCATTGGCCAATGAGAAAGATGAAGCGGAAAGGAGGCGTGGCCAGGCGGCGGCGTGGCCAGAGGGACCTGTGGCGTCACAACAAAAGCTGCGCACGCAACTGCTGTCCCCGCCCATCCCAGGAGAGGAGCGGGGCAGGTTGCCGTTGGGTGCGCGCGCACCTTTCTGTGCGACCGTTCGAGCTCGCGGTCAGAACCTGAGAGGCCGTTCTCCGACTCCCGCCCTGGACCCTCTTGCGCCACTCAACCCCCTGATCCGGGGGCCTCGGACCCCTGGGCTCAGGAGGTGGGCGAGAAGTGGACTCCACAGTTTCTTTCCTGACTCCTCACAGCCCTGCCCCAGACTTTGCCTTTCCAGAAACCACTTCCAAAGACTCCCATCCAGTGCTCCAGACAACCCCCCTCTCGGAACTTCCCCTTCCTAGAGAGTCTCTACCCTGATCCTGGGAGCGTATGTGTCCCCTTTTCAGTTCCGGGCGCTCCTACTTCCCAGCCCCTCCTACTTCCCAGACGCTTCTCCTCCCGCATCCCCACGGTATCCCTGTCCTATCAGAGCGGACTGTGGGTTCAATCAGGCTTTCCCCTCGGATTCCTCTGCAGGACTGAATCAGGACTTACCCGAAGTTGCCGCGGGGCCTTCCGATCCCCTGTGAGTATGTCTTACGCACACCCACCTTCCCATCCCCGACACTCCCTCCGTATGAATCCTTGCCGCTCCCAGCCATCCTCCCCATCCCAACAGCAGCTGTTCcccacttggccctcttccatGTCGTCTCCCAGCCGACTGAGAACCTCCAGGTCTTTTCTCaatccctccccttcctttcctcccgCCTGCCAGTCTTCAAAGAAGTGCTATCCTGTCCTGTCCTAGTCTTAactcttctccctccccttcctgtcTCCTGCCACCTCAGATGCCTTTCACTCCAGTCAAGCACCAGCCATCTCTCCTGCTTGCTGGTTTCACCCCTCACCCAGCCGCGCCTTTAAACAAACCCACAGCTCCCCAGTCAGGAAAATGCCTGGTGTTCACCTTGGCCACTCCTTTAGTTGCTAATAGTCTCTCCTCTTCTCTGGCAAGTCACCCCCAAAAcgcagcctcttcctcctctcgTCCCCCAGTTGGAGTTgccactaccactaccaccaccaccactctcaAGTTAGATCATGAGGACCAGGAGaggtggctaacatctgtaatcccagcactttgagaggctgaggcgggtggattatataaggtcaggagttcaagaccagcctggccaatttggtgaaaccctatctctactaaaaataaaaaaaatcagccgagggtggtggtgcatgcctgtcatccgagctactcaggaggctgaggcaggagaatcatttcatccagggaggtggaagttgtagtaagccgagattgccccactgcactccagcctgggcaacagagctagactacgtctcaaaaaaaaaaaaagaagaagttagaTCAGGAAAGactttgtatttgtttgtttattgatttagCAACTGCgcaatacaggtgtgtgccagagAGCCCCCTGTCCTCCAGGAGCCACAGGCAAAAAAACAGTTCCAGAACAAGTATGCACATGGGTTCTGAGAGGGGGAGCCCAGGGTTGGACTTGCAAAGAGGGCTCTCCAGAGATGGCAGGGTCAGAGGCAAGGTCTGAAGGGCAAgtcacagtgagcccagatgatgATGACAAGGTGGCAACCACAGTTTGCCAAAAGCATTTGGCTGATTGAACTCTCTGCAAGTGAGTTGGTTTCCACTGTTTTTGACCATGGGGTAACTAACTACAGATCATGCCTTTCTCATTCATGCTAATttattccttccctttttttctttttttttttttttttttaagacagagtttcactctgtcacccaggctggcttgcagtggtgcaatctgggctcactgtaacctctgcctcccaagcccaacccatcctcccaccccagcctaccgaatagctgggaccacaggcaagtgccatgatgcctggctaactttttgtattttgagtagagacagattttcaccatgttgcccaggcttgtctcaaactcataAGCTCAAAGCAacccgcctgcctctgcctcccaaagtgctgggattacaggcaggagccaccatgcccaacttccattccttccatttttaaaaacaaggctctgccaggcatggtggctcctgcctataatcccagcactttgggaggccaagccgagtggatcagctgaggtcaggagttcgagaccagcccggccaacatgttCAAAtgacatctctactaaaaatacaaaaattagccaggtgtggtggcaggcacctgtaatcccacctacttgggaggctgaggcaggagaatcacttgaacccaggggggcagaggttgcagtgagcagaggttgcactgcattccagcctgggtgacacagcaagactttgtctcaaaaaaaaaaaaaaaaaagaaaaacaggctctATTGAGCACTGTCCCCATCAGCTTACTTTACATGCATCATCTTTCCAGTTCCTTCTAGCAACCTTTGAGGCAAGATGGTTTACTGTCCCCATGTTGAGATGAGGCCCATGAGTTCCAGAGAGATGAATATAGCCAGGACATGGCCGAGATGGGGACTTTGAACTGAgttcttttagttttgttttgttttgttttttgagacagagtgatactctgtctcccaggttggagtgcaatggcacgatctcagctcactgcaacctccacctcccaggttcaagtgattcttctgcctcagcctccatagtaactggaattatagtcacctgccaccatggcccactaatttttgtatttttagtagagacagggtttttccatgttggccaggctggacttgaacgcctggcctcaggtgatcacctgccttggcctcccaaagtgctgggattacaggtgtgagacaccacatctggccttgAACTGAACTCTTACTGGTACCCTGTGCTtgctcctctctgggcctctttgCAGGAGCATCCTCCTGACCTCCTGCCTCTTTTACTATGCACACTTGGCTGGCTCCTCTGTTCCCTGCCACTCCTGAGGTAAATGTGGGCATTTCCAAGTCACTCTGCCCTCCTCTTGTTCTCTTTCTACACACCGACTCCAAGGTCTCACTTCCACGCCCTCAGCCCACCCCAGTGCCCAcaactctcctgtctctctccagTCCTGACCTTTCTTGGGATACCCAGAGCTGCCTGCATAATCTTTGCCTTCCTACTTGCCAAGTCTGAAATCACACTCAGCCTCCTAACCAGGACCACAAACCAACTCCTCCAGCTGCCCTTGCATCGTCAGAGGAACTCCAGGCTCTTGAAGTGGGCTctgcctctcctttttttttcgttttgttttttgttttttgagacagagtctcactctgttacccaggctgaaatgcaatggcacaatctcagctcactgcaacctccgcctcccaggttcaagcaattctcctgcctcagcctcctgagtagctagaattataggtgtgtgtcaacatgcccagctaatttttgtatttttagtacagatggggtttcacaatattggccaggctgatctcaaactcctgacctcatgatccacctgcctcggtctcccaaagtgctgagattacaggcatcagccaccgcgcccagccgcctCTCCTCCTTTCTAATAGCACCATGAATGGttgcatttgttctttttcacaCTACTGTCCCCTCACTCACCCATTCACATACATGGAAACCACTCTCATTTCCCCCAACACATGTGCTCTGTCCTGCCTTACAGCATTTGAGTACACATTCATCCCTGGGTATCCATGGAGATTGCTGCCAGGACCCCTGTGGGGTGATACAAGacaaaaagtctgtacatgttcaataCAAACTCAACCATGCTTTTTTCTCAATTAGATATTTTCAGTGTGAAACCCACtgatacagagggccaactgttCTGTCCCCTCTGCCTGCAATGCTTTCTTCCACCTTTCTGCCAAGCTAAAGCCTGCTCATCCCTTAAAATTCAGCTTCCTTGGAGAAGCCTTATCCCCACTCCTGGCTCAGTCCAGTTGCCCTGATAGACCCTCCCATAGCACACTGTACTTCAAAGCATTTTTCAgatttataattcatttattggttattcattcattcattaataaatattaatcttGAGTACCTACTGTATGCCATGTACTGTTGTAGACACTGCAATCAGCAGTGAACAAAAGTCCCTTCGTGCATGGACATTACACTTCAGTGATGTAAATCGACATA from the Callithrix jacchus isolate 240 chromosome 1, calJac240_pri, whole genome shotgun sequence genome contains:
- the SWI5 gene encoding LOW QUALITY PROTEIN: DNA repair protein SWI5 homolog (The sequence of the model RefSeq protein was modified relative to this genomic sequence to represent the inferred CDS: inserted 1 base in 1 codon), producing the protein MRKMKRKGGVARRRRGQRDLWRHNKSCARNCCPRPSQERSGAGCRWVRAHLSVRPFELAVRXLRGRSPTPALDPLAPLNPLIRGPRTPGLRRTESGLTRSCRGAFRSPRPSPKSGQADQTSEESLLLDIQKLKEKRDMLDKEISQFISEGYSVDELEDHITQLHEYNDIKDVGQMLMGKLAVIQGVTTKELYPEFGLDVND